The proteins below are encoded in one region of Anguilla anguilla isolate fAngAng1 chromosome 3, fAngAng1.pri, whole genome shotgun sequence:
- the wwc3 gene encoding protein WWC3 isoform X2, with amino-acid sequence MPWVSSSKRRESSELPLPAGWEEARDYDGRVFYIDHNTRQTSWIDPRDRITKPLTFADCVGDELPLGWEVVYDQQVGVYYIDHINKTTQIENPRTRWRQEQERMLKEYLVVAEEALNAKKEMYLIKQQRLELAQKEFLLFHELGEEDGHSVSSTFSGSTSNAKYDPDQIKAEIASRRERVSTLKQELAQVKQELHYKEMGVETLQEIDRKMSCSQTSYKLDEAQAIFNELRSIKKSISTGERERQDLIQSLAKLTVNFSDSLHDPAGTPGALGEPCLLQCYRDTGCQTDIMGELYSQDSSPLVDKVRLNWQYEEAKKKVSSIQHQLAQMESESWPGRAEADRDRDCLQLLREKEALLQEITLLSQQQCPLESLLQLEDERQRLEEEVQRAHAVQSQGASQRILQQEKRNVLLRQLEEATRITTYLHSQLKSLSASNLTVSSGSSRGSLASSRGSLASSRGSLSSVSFSDIYGVPPYERPECAGDPDPHLRYLLPPEALSRGAAGYGAEPLSLGKAKRCQDTPQSLASLSSRSSLSSLSPPSSPMDTPYHSASQDCPLTQMTEEYMELAGRGILEGLRGPVQAPAHAPVPGDVGSGAPAAAHMLEGKNQRDGGPQGPLSMAGVTLRCNSANRTGRRTRRMSAGLSDDALATDSGVFEAWSKRAEDIEEVSYANDVSAVEPPLIQLGLLYDGSSECLLLHLLQLSNLNGAVVKDGRRVYVKAHLAPVEVGRACPCYCSRALEPQATLGFNEGFRVPLPPAALALRSLQLSLCALGPPEHEDLLGVVQVALADCEGSSEMAVQWHRLQMLGGAELQRAEPGRVSEGNLPTLPDRAGEDTSTREDSVSALLSCAAPRLQRGKLELSEDELQELEQKEEQGEAVSERSWQAESVDSGCSNSTAFVTPCPEGLCVEGICSATGGRCGRPGSKTPAVKVDKETNTEGPFPEPITVRPKERGGRWGHAPPFVRSSTIVRSQTFSPGARSQYVCRLYRSDSDSSTLPKKSPFVRNTLERRTLRYKQQSCRASLAEQSTRTSLDLELDLQASRTRQRQLNEELGALRELKVQLEEAHGRDAAELPLWALRDERFRSLLREAERQARQSKLEQRQEEAVERRLRKASKEIQQMRGQSQKEPLPVQTFREKMAFFTRPRFNIPALPADDV; translated from the exons GATCACCAAACCCCTGACATTTGCCGACTGTGTTGGTGATGAGCTGCCTTTAGGATGGGAAGTGGTTTATGACCAGCAGGTGGGAGTTTACTACATCGACCACATCAACA AGACCACCCAGATTGAGAACCCGCGGACGCGATGGCGCCAGGAGCAGGAGCGCATGCTGAAGGAGTACCTGGTGGTGGCGGAGGAGGCGCTCAACGCCAAGAAGGAGATGTACCTGATAAAGCAGCAGCGTCTGGAGCTGGCACAGAAAGAGTTCCTGCTCTTCCACGAGCTCGGCGAGGAGGACGGTCACTCCGTCAGCAGca CATTCTCTGGCTCcacttcaaatgcaaaatatgacCCTGACCAAATAAAAGCGGAAATCGCCAGTAGGCGGGAGAGG GTCTCCACGTTGAAGCAGGAGCTGGCCCAAGTGAAGCAGGAACTGCACTACAAGGAAATGGGAGTGGAGACCCTACAGGA GATCGACAGGAAGATGTCCTGCAGTCAGACCAGTTACAAGCTGGACGAGGCCCAGGCCATCTTCAACGAGCTGCGCAGCATCAAGAAATCCATCAGCACaggcgagagg gaGAGGCAGGACCTCATCCAG AGCCTGGCTAAGCTGACGGTGAACTTCAGCGACTCCCTGCACGACCCCGCTGGCACCCCCGGAGCGCTGGGGGAGCCCTGCCTGCTGCAGTGTTACCGGGACACGGGCTGCCAGACGGACATCATGGGAGAG CTCTATTCTCAAGATTCCTCGCCACTGGTGGACAAAGTGAGACTGAACTGGCAGTATGAAGAagccaaaaaaaa GGTGTCCAGCATCCAGCACCAGCTGGCCCAGATGGAGAGCGAGAGCTGGCCGGGCCGAGCCGAGGCGGACCGGGACCGGGACTGTCTGCAGCTGCTGCGTGAGAAGGAGGCTCTGCTGCAGGAGATAACCCTCCTCAGCCAGCAGCAGTGCCCCCTGGAGTCTCTCCTCCAGCTGGAGGACGAACGGCAGAGGCTCGAGGAAGAGGTGCAGAGGGCCCACGCTGTCCAGAGCCAGGGGGCCAGccaaag GATTCTGCAGCAGGAGAAGAGGAATGTGCTCCTGaggcagctggaggaggcgaCGCGCATCACCACCTACCTTCACTCCCAGCTGAAGAG ccTGTCGGCCAGTAATCTCACCGTGTCGTCCGGAAGCAGCCGCGGCTCCTTGGCCTCCAGCCGCGGCTCTCTGGCCTCCAGCCGGGGTTCCCTCAGCTCCGTCAGCTTCAGCGACATCTACGGGGTGCCCCCGTACGAGCGTCCCGAGTGCGCGGGGGACCCCGACCCCCACCTGCGCTACCTGCTGCCTCCCGAGGCCCTGTCCCGGGGCGCGGCGGGGTACGGCGCCGAGCCCCTGAGTCTGGGCAAGGCCAAGCGGTGCCAGGACACGCCGCAGTCCCTGGCCTCgctctcctcccgctcctcgctctcctccctgTCGCCGCCCAGCTCCCCCATGGACACGCCCTACCACTCCGCCTCCCAGGACTGCCCCCTCACCCAGATGACGGAGGAGTACATGGAGCTGGCGGGGCGGGGCATCCTGGAGGGCCTCAGGGGCCCCGTCCAGGCGCCTGCCCATGCCCCCGTGCCCGGCGACGTGGGCTCGGGGGCCCCCGCGGCTGCTCACATGCTTGAAGGAAAGAACCAGAGGGACGGTGGCCCCCAGGGGCCACTCAGCATGGCAG GCGTCACCCTACGCTGTAACAGTGCGAATCGGACAGGCCGCAGGACCAGGAGGATGTCAGCAGGCTTGTCAGATGATGCTCTGGCCACAGACAGTGGGGTCTTTGAAGCCTGGAGTAAAAG aGCGGAGGACATCGAGGAGGTGTCGTACGCCAACGACGTCTCTGCGGTGGAGCCTCCCCTGATCCAGCTGGGCCTCCT GTACGACGGCAGCAGCGAGtgcctcctcctgcacctcctgcagCTGAGCAACTTAAACGGGGCCGTGGTGAAGGACGGGCGCCGAGT GTACGTGAAGGCGCACCTGGCGCCGGTGGAGGTGGGCCGCGCCTGCCCCTGCTACTGCAGCAGGGCCCTGGAGCCCCAGGCCACGCTCGGCTTTAACGAGGGCTTCCGCGTGCCCCTCCCGCCGGCCGCGCTGGCCCTGCGCAGCCTGCAGCTCTCGCTCTGCGCCCTGGGGCCCCCGGAGCACGAGGACCTGCTG ggagtgGTGCAGGTGGCGCTGGCTGACTGTGAGGGCAGCTCAGAGATGGCGGTGCAGTGGCACAGGCTGCAGATGCTGGGCGGGGCGGAGCTGCAGAGGGCGGAGCCGGGCCGGGTCTCCGAGGGCAACCTGCCCACCCTGCCCGACAGGGCCGGGGAGGACACCAGCACCAGG gagGACTCTGTGTCTGCTCTGCTGTCCTGTGCCGCTCCACGGCTGCAGCGGGGCAAGCTGGAGCTGAGCGAGGAtgagctgcaggagctggagcaaAAGGAGGAGCAGGGCGAGGCCGTATCCGAGAG GAGCTGGCAGGCGGAGTCTGTGGACAGCGGCTGCAGCAACAGCACGGCCTTCGTCACGCCCTGTCCGGAGGGCCTGTGCGTGGAGGGCATCTGCTCCGCCACCGGGGGGCGCTGCGGACGGCCCGGCAGCAAAACTCCCGCCGTGAAG GTGGATAAGGAGACCAACACGGAGGGCCCTTTCCCTGAGCCAATCACGGTGCGGCCCAAGGAGAGGGGCGGGCGCTGGGGCCACGCCCCCCCGTTTGTGCGCAGCAGCACCATCGTGCGCTCCCAGACCTTCTCCCCTGGAGCCCGGAGCCAGTACGTCTGCAGG TTGTACCGCAGTGACAGCGATAGCTCAACTTTACCAAAAAAGTCGCCGTTCGTCAGGAATACGCTAGAAAGGAGGACTCTTCGATACAAACAG CAGTCGTGCAGGGCCTCTCTTGCGGAGCAGTCCACGCGCACGTCTCTGGATCTGGAGCTGGATCTCCAGGCCTCCAGGACGCGGCAGCGGCAGCTGAACGAGGAGCTGGGCGCCCTGCGGGAGCTCAAggtgcagctggaggaggcgcaCGGCCGCGACGCTGCAGAGCTCCCCCTGTGGGCCCTGAGAGACGAGCGCTTCCGCAGCCTGCTgcgagaggcagagagacag GCCCGGCAGAGCAAGCTGGAGCAGCGGCAGGAGGAGGCGGTGGAGAGGAGGCTGAGGAAGGCATCCAAAGAGATCCAGCAGATGAGGGGGCAGAGCCAGAAGGAGCCACTCCCAGTGCAGACCTTCAG agagaaaatggcttttttcacaAGGCCAAGATTCAACATACCTGCCCTGCCGGCCGATGACGTGTGA
- the wwc3 gene encoding protein WWC3 isoform X3, with translation MPWVSSSKRRESSELPLPAGWEEARDYDGRVFYIDHNTRQTSWIDPRDRITKPLTFADCVGDELPLGWEVVYDQQVGVYYIDHINKTTQIENPRTRWRQEQERMLKEYLVVAEEALNAKKEMYLIKQQRLELAQKEFLLFHELGEEDGHSVSSTFSGSTSNAKYDPDQIKAEIASRRERVSTLKQELAQVKQELHYKEMGVETLQEIDRKMSCSQTSYKLDEAQAIFNELRSIKKSISTGERERQDLIQSLAKLTVNFSDSLHDPAGTPGALGEPCLLQCYRDTGCQTDIMGEDSSPLVDKVRLNWQYEEAKKKVSSIQHQLAQMESESWPGRAEADRDRDCLQLLREKEALLQEITLLSQQQCPLESLLQLEDERQRLEEEVQRAHAVQSQGASQRILQQEKRNVLLRQLEEATRITTYLHSQLKSLSASNLTVSSGSSRGSLASSRGSLASSRGSLSSVSFSDIYGVPPYERPECAGDPDPHLRYLLPPEALSRGAAGYGAEPLSLGKAKRCQDTPQSLASLSSRSSLSSLSPPSSPMDTPYHSASQDCPLTQMTEEYMELAGRGILEGLRGPVQAPAHAPVPGDVGSGAPAAAHMLEGKNQRDGGPQGPLSMAGVTLRCNSANRTGRRTRRMSAGLSDDALATDSGVFEAWSKRAEDIEEVSYANDVSAVEPPLIQLGLLYDGSSECLLLHLLQLSNLNGAVVKDGRRVYVKAHLAPVEVGRACPCYCSRALEPQATLGFNEGFRVPLPPAALALRSLQLSLCALGPPEHEDLLGVVQVALADCEGSSEMAVQWHRLQMLGGAELQRAEPGRVSEGNLPTLPDRAGEDTSTREDSVSALLSCAAPRLQRGKLELSEDELQELEQKEEQGEAVSERSWQAESVDSGCSNSTAFVTPCPEGLCVEGICSATGGRCGRPGSKTPAVKVDKETNTEGPFPEPITVRPKERGGRWGHAPPFVRSSTIVRSQTFSPGARSQYVCRLYRSDSDSSTLPKKSPFVRNTLERRTLRYKQQSCRASLAEQSTRTSLDLELDLQASRTRQRQLNEELGALRELKVQLEEAHGRDAAELPLWALRDERFRSLLREAERQARQSKLEQRQEEAVERRLRKASKEIQQMRGQSQKEPLPVQTFREKMAFFTRPRFNIPALPADDV, from the exons GATCACCAAACCCCTGACATTTGCCGACTGTGTTGGTGATGAGCTGCCTTTAGGATGGGAAGTGGTTTATGACCAGCAGGTGGGAGTTTACTACATCGACCACATCAACA AGACCACCCAGATTGAGAACCCGCGGACGCGATGGCGCCAGGAGCAGGAGCGCATGCTGAAGGAGTACCTGGTGGTGGCGGAGGAGGCGCTCAACGCCAAGAAGGAGATGTACCTGATAAAGCAGCAGCGTCTGGAGCTGGCACAGAAAGAGTTCCTGCTCTTCCACGAGCTCGGCGAGGAGGACGGTCACTCCGTCAGCAGca CATTCTCTGGCTCcacttcaaatgcaaaatatgacCCTGACCAAATAAAAGCGGAAATCGCCAGTAGGCGGGAGAGG GTCTCCACGTTGAAGCAGGAGCTGGCCCAAGTGAAGCAGGAACTGCACTACAAGGAAATGGGAGTGGAGACCCTACAGGA GATCGACAGGAAGATGTCCTGCAGTCAGACCAGTTACAAGCTGGACGAGGCCCAGGCCATCTTCAACGAGCTGCGCAGCATCAAGAAATCCATCAGCACaggcgagagggagaggcaggacCTCATCCAG AGCCTGGCTAAGCTGACGGTGAACTTCAGCGACTCCCTGCACGACCCCGCTGGCACCCCCGGAGCGCTGGGGGAGCCCTGCCTGCTGCAGTGTTACCGGGACACGGGCTGCCAGACGGACATCATGGGAGAG GATTCCTCGCCACTGGTGGACAAAGTGAGACTGAACTGGCAGTATGAAGAagccaaaaaaaa GGTGTCCAGCATCCAGCACCAGCTGGCCCAGATGGAGAGCGAGAGCTGGCCGGGCCGAGCCGAGGCGGACCGGGACCGGGACTGTCTGCAGCTGCTGCGTGAGAAGGAGGCTCTGCTGCAGGAGATAACCCTCCTCAGCCAGCAGCAGTGCCCCCTGGAGTCTCTCCTCCAGCTGGAGGACGAACGGCAGAGGCTCGAGGAAGAGGTGCAGAGGGCCCACGCTGTCCAGAGCCAGGGGGCCAGccaaag GATTCTGCAGCAGGAGAAGAGGAATGTGCTCCTGaggcagctggaggaggcgaCGCGCATCACCACCTACCTTCACTCCCAGCTGAAGAG ccTGTCGGCCAGTAATCTCACCGTGTCGTCCGGAAGCAGCCGCGGCTCCTTGGCCTCCAGCCGCGGCTCTCTGGCCTCCAGCCGGGGTTCCCTCAGCTCCGTCAGCTTCAGCGACATCTACGGGGTGCCCCCGTACGAGCGTCCCGAGTGCGCGGGGGACCCCGACCCCCACCTGCGCTACCTGCTGCCTCCCGAGGCCCTGTCCCGGGGCGCGGCGGGGTACGGCGCCGAGCCCCTGAGTCTGGGCAAGGCCAAGCGGTGCCAGGACACGCCGCAGTCCCTGGCCTCgctctcctcccgctcctcgctctcctccctgTCGCCGCCCAGCTCCCCCATGGACACGCCCTACCACTCCGCCTCCCAGGACTGCCCCCTCACCCAGATGACGGAGGAGTACATGGAGCTGGCGGGGCGGGGCATCCTGGAGGGCCTCAGGGGCCCCGTCCAGGCGCCTGCCCATGCCCCCGTGCCCGGCGACGTGGGCTCGGGGGCCCCCGCGGCTGCTCACATGCTTGAAGGAAAGAACCAGAGGGACGGTGGCCCCCAGGGGCCACTCAGCATGGCAG GCGTCACCCTACGCTGTAACAGTGCGAATCGGACAGGCCGCAGGACCAGGAGGATGTCAGCAGGCTTGTCAGATGATGCTCTGGCCACAGACAGTGGGGTCTTTGAAGCCTGGAGTAAAAG aGCGGAGGACATCGAGGAGGTGTCGTACGCCAACGACGTCTCTGCGGTGGAGCCTCCCCTGATCCAGCTGGGCCTCCT GTACGACGGCAGCAGCGAGtgcctcctcctgcacctcctgcagCTGAGCAACTTAAACGGGGCCGTGGTGAAGGACGGGCGCCGAGT GTACGTGAAGGCGCACCTGGCGCCGGTGGAGGTGGGCCGCGCCTGCCCCTGCTACTGCAGCAGGGCCCTGGAGCCCCAGGCCACGCTCGGCTTTAACGAGGGCTTCCGCGTGCCCCTCCCGCCGGCCGCGCTGGCCCTGCGCAGCCTGCAGCTCTCGCTCTGCGCCCTGGGGCCCCCGGAGCACGAGGACCTGCTG ggagtgGTGCAGGTGGCGCTGGCTGACTGTGAGGGCAGCTCAGAGATGGCGGTGCAGTGGCACAGGCTGCAGATGCTGGGCGGGGCGGAGCTGCAGAGGGCGGAGCCGGGCCGGGTCTCCGAGGGCAACCTGCCCACCCTGCCCGACAGGGCCGGGGAGGACACCAGCACCAGG gagGACTCTGTGTCTGCTCTGCTGTCCTGTGCCGCTCCACGGCTGCAGCGGGGCAAGCTGGAGCTGAGCGAGGAtgagctgcaggagctggagcaaAAGGAGGAGCAGGGCGAGGCCGTATCCGAGAG GAGCTGGCAGGCGGAGTCTGTGGACAGCGGCTGCAGCAACAGCACGGCCTTCGTCACGCCCTGTCCGGAGGGCCTGTGCGTGGAGGGCATCTGCTCCGCCACCGGGGGGCGCTGCGGACGGCCCGGCAGCAAAACTCCCGCCGTGAAG GTGGATAAGGAGACCAACACGGAGGGCCCTTTCCCTGAGCCAATCACGGTGCGGCCCAAGGAGAGGGGCGGGCGCTGGGGCCACGCCCCCCCGTTTGTGCGCAGCAGCACCATCGTGCGCTCCCAGACCTTCTCCCCTGGAGCCCGGAGCCAGTACGTCTGCAGG TTGTACCGCAGTGACAGCGATAGCTCAACTTTACCAAAAAAGTCGCCGTTCGTCAGGAATACGCTAGAAAGGAGGACTCTTCGATACAAACAG CAGTCGTGCAGGGCCTCTCTTGCGGAGCAGTCCACGCGCACGTCTCTGGATCTGGAGCTGGATCTCCAGGCCTCCAGGACGCGGCAGCGGCAGCTGAACGAGGAGCTGGGCGCCCTGCGGGAGCTCAAggtgcagctggaggaggcgcaCGGCCGCGACGCTGCAGAGCTCCCCCTGTGGGCCCTGAGAGACGAGCGCTTCCGCAGCCTGCTgcgagaggcagagagacag GCCCGGCAGAGCAAGCTGGAGCAGCGGCAGGAGGAGGCGGTGGAGAGGAGGCTGAGGAAGGCATCCAAAGAGATCCAGCAGATGAGGGGGCAGAGCCAGAAGGAGCCACTCCCAGTGCAGACCTTCAG agagaaaatggcttttttcacaAGGCCAAGATTCAACATACCTGCCCTGCCGGCCGATGACGTGTGA
- the wwc3 gene encoding protein WWC3 isoform X1, with amino-acid sequence MPWVSSSKRRESSELPLPAGWEEARDYDGRVFYIDHNTRQTSWIDPRDRITKPLTFADCVGDELPLGWEVVYDQQVGVYYIDHINKTTQIENPRTRWRQEQERMLKEYLVVAEEALNAKKEMYLIKQQRLELAQKEFLLFHELGEEDGHSVSSTFSGSTSNAKYDPDQIKAEIASRRERVSTLKQELAQVKQELHYKEMGVETLQEIDRKMSCSQTSYKLDEAQAIFNELRSIKKSISTGERERQDLIQSLAKLTVNFSDSLHDPAGTPGALGEPCLLQCYRDTGCQTDIMGELYSQDSSPLVDKVRLNWQYEEAKKKVSSIQHQLAQMESESWPGRAEADRDRDCLQLLREKEALLQEITLLSQQQCPLESLLQLEDERQRLEEEVQRAHAVQSQGASQRILQQEKRNVLLRQLEEATRITTYLHSQLKSLSASNLTVSSGSSRGSLASSRGSLASSRGSLSSVSFSDIYGVPPYERPECAGDPDPHLRYLLPPEALSRGAAGYGAEPLSLGKAKRCQDTPQSLASLSSRSSLSSLSPPSSPMDTPYHSASQDCPLTQMTEEYMELAGRGILEGLRGPVQAPAHAPVPGDVGSGAPAAAHMLEGKNQRDGGPQGPLSMAGVTLRCNSANRTGRRTRRMSAGLSDDALATDSGVFEAWSKRAEDIEEVSYANDVSAVEPPLIQLGLLYDGSSECLLLHLLQLSNLNGAVVKDGRRVYVKAHLAPVEVGRACPCYCSRALEPQATLGFNEGFRVPLPPAALALRSLQLSLCALGPPEHEDLLGVVQVALADCEGSSEMAVQWHRLQMLGGAELQRAEPGRVSEGNLPTLPDRAGEDTSTREDSVSALLSCAAPRLQRGKLELSEDELQELEQKEEQGEAVSERSWQAESVDSGCSNSTAFVTPCPEGLCVEGICSATGGRCGRPGSKTPAVKVDKETNTEGPFPEPITVRPKERGGRWGHAPPFVRSSTIVRSQTFSPGARSQYVCRLYRSDSDSSTLPKKSPFVRNTLERRTLRYKQQSCRASLAEQSTRTSLDLELDLQASRTRQRQLNEELGALRELKVQLEEAHGRDAAELPLWALRDERFRSLLREAERQARQSKLEQRQEEAVERRLRKASKEIQQMRGQSQKEPLPVQTFREKMAFFTRPRFNIPALPADDV; translated from the exons GATCACCAAACCCCTGACATTTGCCGACTGTGTTGGTGATGAGCTGCCTTTAGGATGGGAAGTGGTTTATGACCAGCAGGTGGGAGTTTACTACATCGACCACATCAACA AGACCACCCAGATTGAGAACCCGCGGACGCGATGGCGCCAGGAGCAGGAGCGCATGCTGAAGGAGTACCTGGTGGTGGCGGAGGAGGCGCTCAACGCCAAGAAGGAGATGTACCTGATAAAGCAGCAGCGTCTGGAGCTGGCACAGAAAGAGTTCCTGCTCTTCCACGAGCTCGGCGAGGAGGACGGTCACTCCGTCAGCAGca CATTCTCTGGCTCcacttcaaatgcaaaatatgacCCTGACCAAATAAAAGCGGAAATCGCCAGTAGGCGGGAGAGG GTCTCCACGTTGAAGCAGGAGCTGGCCCAAGTGAAGCAGGAACTGCACTACAAGGAAATGGGAGTGGAGACCCTACAGGA GATCGACAGGAAGATGTCCTGCAGTCAGACCAGTTACAAGCTGGACGAGGCCCAGGCCATCTTCAACGAGCTGCGCAGCATCAAGAAATCCATCAGCACaggcgagagggagaggcaggacCTCATCCAG AGCCTGGCTAAGCTGACGGTGAACTTCAGCGACTCCCTGCACGACCCCGCTGGCACCCCCGGAGCGCTGGGGGAGCCCTGCCTGCTGCAGTGTTACCGGGACACGGGCTGCCAGACGGACATCATGGGAGAG CTCTATTCTCAAGATTCCTCGCCACTGGTGGACAAAGTGAGACTGAACTGGCAGTATGAAGAagccaaaaaaaa GGTGTCCAGCATCCAGCACCAGCTGGCCCAGATGGAGAGCGAGAGCTGGCCGGGCCGAGCCGAGGCGGACCGGGACCGGGACTGTCTGCAGCTGCTGCGTGAGAAGGAGGCTCTGCTGCAGGAGATAACCCTCCTCAGCCAGCAGCAGTGCCCCCTGGAGTCTCTCCTCCAGCTGGAGGACGAACGGCAGAGGCTCGAGGAAGAGGTGCAGAGGGCCCACGCTGTCCAGAGCCAGGGGGCCAGccaaag GATTCTGCAGCAGGAGAAGAGGAATGTGCTCCTGaggcagctggaggaggcgaCGCGCATCACCACCTACCTTCACTCCCAGCTGAAGAG ccTGTCGGCCAGTAATCTCACCGTGTCGTCCGGAAGCAGCCGCGGCTCCTTGGCCTCCAGCCGCGGCTCTCTGGCCTCCAGCCGGGGTTCCCTCAGCTCCGTCAGCTTCAGCGACATCTACGGGGTGCCCCCGTACGAGCGTCCCGAGTGCGCGGGGGACCCCGACCCCCACCTGCGCTACCTGCTGCCTCCCGAGGCCCTGTCCCGGGGCGCGGCGGGGTACGGCGCCGAGCCCCTGAGTCTGGGCAAGGCCAAGCGGTGCCAGGACACGCCGCAGTCCCTGGCCTCgctctcctcccgctcctcgctctcctccctgTCGCCGCCCAGCTCCCCCATGGACACGCCCTACCACTCCGCCTCCCAGGACTGCCCCCTCACCCAGATGACGGAGGAGTACATGGAGCTGGCGGGGCGGGGCATCCTGGAGGGCCTCAGGGGCCCCGTCCAGGCGCCTGCCCATGCCCCCGTGCCCGGCGACGTGGGCTCGGGGGCCCCCGCGGCTGCTCACATGCTTGAAGGAAAGAACCAGAGGGACGGTGGCCCCCAGGGGCCACTCAGCATGGCAG GCGTCACCCTACGCTGTAACAGTGCGAATCGGACAGGCCGCAGGACCAGGAGGATGTCAGCAGGCTTGTCAGATGATGCTCTGGCCACAGACAGTGGGGTCTTTGAAGCCTGGAGTAAAAG aGCGGAGGACATCGAGGAGGTGTCGTACGCCAACGACGTCTCTGCGGTGGAGCCTCCCCTGATCCAGCTGGGCCTCCT GTACGACGGCAGCAGCGAGtgcctcctcctgcacctcctgcagCTGAGCAACTTAAACGGGGCCGTGGTGAAGGACGGGCGCCGAGT GTACGTGAAGGCGCACCTGGCGCCGGTGGAGGTGGGCCGCGCCTGCCCCTGCTACTGCAGCAGGGCCCTGGAGCCCCAGGCCACGCTCGGCTTTAACGAGGGCTTCCGCGTGCCCCTCCCGCCGGCCGCGCTGGCCCTGCGCAGCCTGCAGCTCTCGCTCTGCGCCCTGGGGCCCCCGGAGCACGAGGACCTGCTG ggagtgGTGCAGGTGGCGCTGGCTGACTGTGAGGGCAGCTCAGAGATGGCGGTGCAGTGGCACAGGCTGCAGATGCTGGGCGGGGCGGAGCTGCAGAGGGCGGAGCCGGGCCGGGTCTCCGAGGGCAACCTGCCCACCCTGCCCGACAGGGCCGGGGAGGACACCAGCACCAGG gagGACTCTGTGTCTGCTCTGCTGTCCTGTGCCGCTCCACGGCTGCAGCGGGGCAAGCTGGAGCTGAGCGAGGAtgagctgcaggagctggagcaaAAGGAGGAGCAGGGCGAGGCCGTATCCGAGAG GAGCTGGCAGGCGGAGTCTGTGGACAGCGGCTGCAGCAACAGCACGGCCTTCGTCACGCCCTGTCCGGAGGGCCTGTGCGTGGAGGGCATCTGCTCCGCCACCGGGGGGCGCTGCGGACGGCCCGGCAGCAAAACTCCCGCCGTGAAG GTGGATAAGGAGACCAACACGGAGGGCCCTTTCCCTGAGCCAATCACGGTGCGGCCCAAGGAGAGGGGCGGGCGCTGGGGCCACGCCCCCCCGTTTGTGCGCAGCAGCACCATCGTGCGCTCCCAGACCTTCTCCCCTGGAGCCCGGAGCCAGTACGTCTGCAGG TTGTACCGCAGTGACAGCGATAGCTCAACTTTACCAAAAAAGTCGCCGTTCGTCAGGAATACGCTAGAAAGGAGGACTCTTCGATACAAACAG CAGTCGTGCAGGGCCTCTCTTGCGGAGCAGTCCACGCGCACGTCTCTGGATCTGGAGCTGGATCTCCAGGCCTCCAGGACGCGGCAGCGGCAGCTGAACGAGGAGCTGGGCGCCCTGCGGGAGCTCAAggtgcagctggaggaggcgcaCGGCCGCGACGCTGCAGAGCTCCCCCTGTGGGCCCTGAGAGACGAGCGCTTCCGCAGCCTGCTgcgagaggcagagagacag GCCCGGCAGAGCAAGCTGGAGCAGCGGCAGGAGGAGGCGGTGGAGAGGAGGCTGAGGAAGGCATCCAAAGAGATCCAGCAGATGAGGGGGCAGAGCCAGAAGGAGCCACTCCCAGTGCAGACCTTCAG agagaaaatggcttttttcacaAGGCCAAGATTCAACATACCTGCCCTGCCGGCCGATGACGTGTGA